The stretch of DNA CGATCACGTCCGTGACGTGGATGCGATCGGCCATCCCGCCCGCCGGTTTCACCGCGAGGCGACACCTAATGCAGTAAATCTCTCCTGGCTTCAGCGTCGTCTTGTTCCGCCCCCGCCGTTCCTTGAGAAAATCGACAAGGGTGGATCCCAGGACGAGGGCGGGACGCCTGTCGTCGATGACCACAAGCCCGTCTCGGAGCCAATTCCGAACCGTGTTCTTGTGCTTTCCCAAGAGCTGAGCGATCTCCTCCACCGCGTAGTTCCGATGGATTTTCACGAGGCGATGGTTCGGGTGGTGGCTGCTCACGCTGGACTCCGCTCACGCATTGCTGACGCCCGAAGCTTCAAGGCCGTGCTCGATTAATGTCCGGATGATCGACAGGCTAGGTCTGTGGTCGTCGTGAGCCGGACAACCAGCTTGCACCTGCCTTG from Candidatus Glassbacteria bacterium encodes:
- a CDS encoding helix-turn-helix domain-containing protein; this translates as MSSHHPNHRLVKIHRNYAVEEIAQLLGKHKNTVRNWLRDGLVVIDDRRPALVLGSTLVDFLKERRGRNKTTLKPGEIYCIRCRLAVKPAGGMADRIHVTDVIGNLRGICPHCDLLIHRRVSLAKIDHVKGDLEITIELAGERIRESPDPTVNCDYSEGAETHDDA